The genome window CTGGCAAGAAAGCTTGGATTACATCACTAAGCATCCGCAGATCAACGAAGTCATCCTATCCGGTGGCGATCCTTTGATGGCAAAAGACCAAGAGCTTGCTTGGTTAGTGGAACGAATAGAAAACATCGAGCACGTGCAACGCTTACGCATCCACTCTCGCTTACCCGTCGTGATTCCGGCTCGCGTGACCGATGAGCTGTGTGCTCTGCTTGCCAATACCCGCTTGCAAACCATCATGGTCACCCACGTCAATCACGCTCAAGAAATTAATCACGAATTTCGCCAACAGATGAGCAAACTCAAACAGGCCAATGTCACCTTGCTCAATCAAGGTGTCATGCTTAAAGGGGTTAATGATAGCGTGAACGCACAAGTGGCGCTCAGTGAAGCCTTATTTAACGCGGGAATTTTACCTTACTACATGCATGTATTGGATAAAGTCCAAGGCGCTGCACACTTTTTTATTAGTGATGCCCAAGCAAAAGACATTATGGCTGGGGTCATTGAACAAGTGTCTGGCTATTTAATGCCGAAACTGACCCGAGAAATTGGCGGACGTCCGAGTAAAACCCTGTTAGATCTGCATTTAGAATAATTCGACTTGCTCGATTTAAAATCGTTATCTATACCATAAAGAATCGCATTAGTTTGCACACGCAAAGCTCGGCATACTGCGCTTTTTCAAGAGGATAGGTAACCATGGCCACATTGGCTGACGTATTAGATTTAGGCCCATTTCAATGGTCAGCACTGCTCTGTTGTGCTCTGAACGGTTTTTTCATTGGGATCGAGCGGCAAACCCGCGGTAAGCCAGTCGGCATACGGACGTCGGTACTGATTATTTCGGGGACTTATCTCTTTATGGCGCTTGGGGTATCACTGTCGCATGAAAAAATGGATCAAGCCCGTGTGCTCGGTCAAATCATTACTGGCGTCGGCTTCTTAGGCGCGGGCGTGATGATGACACAAGACGGTAAGATCCATGGCGTGACCTCTGCCGCGGTCATCTGGGTACTGTCTGCGTTGGGTCTAATGATCGGTTTAGGTTATCAGTATCAGTCGGTGATCATCACCCTACTCGCGTTAGCTGTGCTGTTAGGCGTCGATAAAATCGAAAACTCGTTTAAAAGCCTGCGTCGTGGTGTGCACCAAAAATTAGGTCGTTTCACCTCCAAAGGAGAGCGCTAGCGCTCTCCTTGCCCGCGATTACGCCTGATAAATATCAACGTGATAACCAGAGCTATCTTCGTTGGCAATAAAATCGACAAAATGGTGAATCGCGGGCAGCGCATCTTCTTCATAATGCGTCACGTATATCAGTTGCGTGATCTGTAACATCGCAATGCGGTTGAGTGCATGAAACACCAACTTACGACTCAAGTAATCCAGTCCTTGATACGGTTCATCTAACACCAACAAGGCAGGCTGTTTAATGAGCGCTCGCCCAATCAGCAATAACCGCTGACGACCATAATCGAGACTGCGAAAGCTGGCTTTCGCCATCTCTGACATTTCCAGCAATGCTAACCATTGCTGCGCCAATTGCACTTCTTTCGCACTCGGTTTTTGGTACAAGCCAATCGAATCATAAAACCCCGAACACAGTACATCGAGCGCCGAACAATCCACGCGATATTGTAAGTGCAAGGCAGATGACACTAAACCAATATGCTTTTTCACATCCCAAATGGTTTCACCGCGGCCGCGTTTCATACCCAGCACGGTAATGTCGTTGCTATAGCATTGCGGATGGTCCCCTAATATCAAGCCCAATAAAGTGCTTTTACCACAGCCATTCGGGCCACGAACTTGCCAATGTTGCCCCGCGTTGATCTCCCAATTCACGCCCGAAAAAATCGGGGCATCCACATACTCTACCGCGACATCACGCATTATCACTCGTGGGTTCGGGTAACGATCATCGCTCGGTGCTGCGTTCATCAGTGCCACTAACGCCTCACTGCGGTCAGCAGACAGTGCCTTCATTTGCTCAAGTAGTGGATTCTCAAACCACTGCGCACGTGTCATCGTTTGCGACAGCGCTTGCTCATCAAACACCGCAATATGGGAGATAAAATCCGATAACTCGTCTTCACGCGAGGTCACTATCATCAAGGTCATGTGCAGGGAAAGCTCAGCAAGCAAGGCTGATAACTGATGTCGGTGGTGGGTATCTAAGCCAGTATAAGGCTCATCGAGAATTAACATGTGTGGATGCGTCGCTAAAGCGCGCGCTAACATTAAGCGACGGGTTTCCCCAGTAGAAAGCTGCCGAAAACCACGTAAACGTAGCTCGGTTAAGTCGGTTTGCTCTAGCAGACCTTCCAGCTCATCGGCCCGACAACCCGCTTCTAAAATCAGCCCTTCCACACTGGTGCCGTAATCAATTTGATCCAGAAAATCCGTCTCATCACGCGCCAGCTCGATATCTAAAAGCTTTTGCTGTTCCTGTAAGGACACACAACCAATCCGTTCAGGTGGCTCACAAATCGTGCCTTGCTCTGGCGTTTGAGATTGGGATAAGACACTCACCAATAGCGCTGAAGTATGGCTATGCGTAGCAAAAACGCCCCAATGCTGGCCCGGCATGATGTTCCACTCGTCAATCCGCAATGAAGCTGACATGCCAGTATGACGTAACTGACTAATTTTCATGATATCAATCCTTAACTTCTCGTCCCTACTTATGCCTTAACCATACCGAGTATTGAGCGCGCTCGCTATATCTACTCAGAAATTTCATCGTATAACC of Vibrio zhugei contains these proteins:
- the epmB gene encoding EF-P beta-lysylation protein EpmB, which translates into the protein MSHIITRKIDSVEQNWLKQLANAISDPATLLQQLEIDPSPWESGFAARRLFTLRVPHSFVARMEKGNPQDPLLRQVLPLSEEFDVHEGFSIDPLEEQNNEQPGLLHKYQNRALLILKGGCAINCRYCFRRHFPYEDNKGSKSVWQESLDYITKHPQINEVILSGGDPLMAKDQELAWLVERIENIEHVQRLRIHSRLPVVIPARVTDELCALLANTRLQTIMVTHVNHAQEINHEFRQQMSKLKQANVTLLNQGVMLKGVNDSVNAQVALSEALFNAGILPYYMHVLDKVQGAAHFFISDAQAKDIMAGVIEQVSGYLMPKLTREIGGRPSKTLLDLHLE
- a CDS encoding MgtC/SapB family protein; amino-acid sequence: MATLADVLDLGPFQWSALLCCALNGFFIGIERQTRGKPVGIRTSVLIISGTYLFMALGVSLSHEKMDQARVLGQIITGVGFLGAGVMMTQDGKIHGVTSAAVIWVLSALGLMIGLGYQYQSVIITLLALAVLLGVDKIENSFKSLRRGVHQKLGRFTSKGER
- a CDS encoding ATP-binding cassette domain-containing protein, whose product is MKISQLRHTGMSASLRIDEWNIMPGQHWGVFATHSHTSALLVSVLSQSQTPEQGTICEPPERIGCVSLQEQQKLLDIELARDETDFLDQIDYGTSVEGLILEAGCRADELEGLLEQTDLTELRLRGFRQLSTGETRRLMLARALATHPHMLILDEPYTGLDTHHRHQLSALLAELSLHMTLMIVTSREDELSDFISHIAVFDEQALSQTMTRAQWFENPLLEQMKALSADRSEALVALMNAAPSDDRYPNPRVIMRDVAVEYVDAPIFSGVNWEINAGQHWQVRGPNGCGKSTLLGLILGDHPQCYSNDITVLGMKRGRGETIWDVKKHIGLVSSALHLQYRVDCSALDVLCSGFYDSIGLYQKPSAKEVQLAQQWLALLEMSEMAKASFRSLDYGRQRLLLIGRALIKQPALLVLDEPYQGLDYLSRKLVFHALNRIAMLQITQLIYVTHYEEDALPAIHHFVDFIANEDSSGYHVDIYQA